Below is a window of Methylosinus sp. PW1 DNA.
CGGCTTCTCGCTCGACAATCTGTCGCTGATGGCGCTCACCATCGGCGCCGGCTTCGTCGTGGACGACGCCATCGTGATGATCGAGAACATCGTCCGCAACATAGAGCTCGGCAAGACGCCGCATCGCGCCGCGCTGGACGGCGCGCGGGAGATCGCCTTCACGGTGATCTCGCTCACCGTCTCGCTGATCGCCGTGTTCATCCCGCTTCTGTTCATGACCGGCCTCGTCGGCCGCATGTTCCGCGAGTTCGCGCTGACGCTCACCGCTCAGGTCGTCGTCTCGGCGATCATCTCGCTGACCTTGACGCCCATGCTCTGCGCCAAGCTGCTGAAGCCGGGCGCCGGCCACGCCGCCCATGCGCCGGCGAGCGGCTTTTCCGCCTGGCTCGACGAATTCTACGCCAAGACTCTCGCCATGGCGCTCGGCCGGCAAAAGCTGATGCTGGCTCTCACCTTCGGCACGCTGGCGCTCACCATCGCGCTCTACGCTTTCATCCCCAAAGGCTTCCTGCCGCGCCAGGACACGAGCCTGCTCAATGTCGTGCTGGAAGCCTCGCCGGATTCCTCCTTCGAGACGATGACGCGGCTGCAGGCCGAGGTCTCGAAAATCTTCGAGGCGGAGCCGGAGGCGACGGGAACGGCCTCGGTGCTCGGCGTCGGCCCGCTCAACGCCACCACCAATGTCGCCCATATGTCGGTGACGCTGCGCCCGCGCGATGTGCGCAGCATAGGCGCGGACGCGATCGCCGAGCGCTTGAAGAAGGCGGCCGAGCGCATTCCCGGCGCGTCCGTCTACATAGAGCCGGTGCAGGACATACAGATCACGACGCGCGCCAGCCGCTCGCAATATCAATATACGCTCACCGCGCCCGACCAGGCCGAGCTGCAGGACTGGTCGCAGAAGCTGATCGACGCGATCCGCCGCGACGGCGTGTTCCGCAATGTCGCCGCCGAGACGCAGAACGGCGGCCTGCGCACCTTCCTGCGCATCGACCGCGAGCTGATGGGGCGCCTCGGCGTCACCGCGCAGAATGTCGACGACACGCTGAACGACGCCTTCGGCCAGCGGCAAATCTCCACCATCTACGCCCAGTCCAACCAATATCGCGTGATATTGGAGGCGGCGCCGCAATATCAGCGCGATCCGACGGCGCTCGACAAGCTCTATGTCTCGCCCTCCAATGGCGGCCCGCAGACGCCGATCTCGACCTTCGTCTCGGTGGAGCAGACGACGGCGCCGCTCGCCGTCGCGCATCAGGAGCAGTTTCCCGCGGCGACGATCAGCTTCGACCTCGCGCCCGGCGCCGCGCTCGGCGATGCGGTGGAGGCGATCGCCCGCATAGAGCGCGAGATCGACCTGCCCTCCTCCATCATCGGCATGTTCAGCGCCGATGCGGCGGAGTTCCGCAAATCGCTCGCCGGTCAGCCATGGCTCATTCTGGCGGCGGCCATCGCCATCTATGTGGTGCTCGGCGTGCTCTATGAGAGCTATGCGCATCCCTTCACCGTGCTGACGACGCTGCCTTCGGCCGGCGTCGGCGCGCTGCTGGCGCTGATGGCGACCGGGCTCGACATGTCGCTGGTGGCGCTGATCGGCGTCGTGCTGCTGATGGGCATCGTCAAGAAGAACGCCATCATGATGATCGACTTCGCGCTGGAGGCGGAGAAGGCCGAGGCGCTGACGCCCTTCGACTCCATCGTGCGCGCCTGCCGGCTGCGTTTTCGGCCGATCATGATGACGACGCTGGCCGCGCTGCTCGGCGCGCTGCCGCTGGCGCTGGCGCATGGGCCGGGCAGCGAGCTGCGCATCCCGCTCGGCGTCTCGATCATCGGCGGGCTCATTCTGTCGCAGCTGCTGACGCTCTATACGACGCCGGTCATCTATCTCGCCGTCGATCGCCTGCGCGCGCGGCTGCGTGACTTGCTGCATGGATCGCCGGCGCCGCAGCCGCAGGCCGCCGCCCCGACAGCGCCGCCCTCCGAGCGCAAGGAGGCGGCGGAGTGAAGGGGTTGGGCGCCATTTCTCCCTCTCCCCGCCCGCGGGGAGAGGGTCGGGGTGAGGGGCTCGGGGCATGAGCCGGCAACGGAACACGCCCCTGCCCCCTCATCCGAACCTTCTCCCCGCTCGCGGGGAGAAGGAAGGCGGCGAAGGCCGCGCGAAACGATCTCGCCCACGCGCCGATCGAGCCCCGACGCCATGAACATCTCCGAGCCTTTCATCCGCCGGCCGGTGGGCGCGAGCCTGCTCGCGGCGGCGCTGTTCATGGTCGGAGCCATCGCCTATTTCTTCCTGCCCGTCGCCAGCCTGCCGGCGATCGACTTTCCGGCGATCGGCGTCATAGCGGCGCGGCCGGGCGCCGATCCGGCGACAATGGCGGCCTCGGTCGCCGCGCCGCTGGAGCGCCGCCTCGCCGGCATCTCCGGCGTCACCGAACTCACCTCGGTCAGCTCGCTCGGCCAGACGCAGATCGTCGCGCAATTCGACATCAACCGGAACATCGACTCCGCGGCGCGCGACGTGCAGGCGGCGATCAACGCCGCCGCCACGGATCTGCCCCCCGATCTGCCGCTGCTGCCGGTCTTCCGCAAGGCGAGCCAGGCGACGGTGCCCTCCATCGTCCTCGCTCTGACCTCGGAGACTTTGCCGACCAGCGCTATTTTCGACGCCGCCGATACGGTCATCGCCCAGCGCATCTCGCAAGTGCCGGGCGTCGCCGAGGTCCGCATCGCCGGCGCCGAGCAGCCGGCGATCCGCGTGCAGATGGATACGGCGCGCCTCGCCGCGATGGGCCTCGGCGTCGATGCGGTGGCGAGCGCCATCGTCTCCGCCAATGTGCTCTCGCCGCTCGGCGCGCTGAATGGCGAGCAGCTCGGCCGCACGATCGGCGCCAGCGATCAGCTGGCGACGCCGCGCGACTTTCGCGACATCGTTGTTTCCGCGCGCGATGGCGCCGTGGTCAAGCTCGGCGACATCGCCACGGTCGAGCGCGGCGTGCGCAATCGGCTGGCGGCCGGCTGGTTCAACGGCAAGCCGGCGGTCATCATCATCGTGACGCGACAGCCCAACGCCAATGTGATCGCCATGGTCGATCAGGTGAAGGCGCTGCTGCCCGAGCTGCGAACATGGATTCCGAGCGGCGTCGACGTCTCCATCCTCTCCGATCGCACGCAGACGATCCGCGCCAGCGTCTCGGAGATTCAGAACACGCTGCTCGTCTCCATCGCCCTCGTGATGGCGGTGGTGTTCGTCTTCCTGCGCCGGGCGACGCCGGTCTTCGCCGCTGCGGTGACAGTGCCCCTGTCCCTCGTCGGCTCCTGCGCGGCCATGTGGCTCGCCGGCTTCTCGATCAATAATCTGTCGCTGATGGCGCTCACCATCGCGGTCGGCTTCGTCATCGACGACGCCATCGTCATGATCGAGAACATAGAGACCAATGCCGAGCGCGGCATGGACCGGCTGGAGGCGGCGCTCGCCGGCGCGAAGCAGATCGGCTTCACCGTCGTCTCGATCAGCCTGTCCTTGATCGCCGTCTTCATTCCGCTGCTGCTGATGGACGGCGTCTTCGGCCGGCTGCTGCGCGAGTTCGCCTTCACCCTCACCTTCGCCATCGTCATCTCGACGATCGTCTCGCTGACGGTGACGCCGACGATCTGCGCGCATCTGCCCTCGCCGAAGCGAGAGACGCCGTCGCGCTTCGACCGCCTGGTCGAGGGCGCGCTGGCGCGGCTCATCGGCCTCTATGCGCGCAGCTTGCGGCCGGTCGTCGATCATCCTTGGGCGACGCTCGGCGTCATCGTGCTGACGATCGGCTGGACCGTTCACCTCTACGCCTCGGTCCCCAAGGGCAATCTGCCGCAGGACGATATCGGCCTGCTCAACGGCACGACCGAAGCCTCGGCGGATGTTTCCTTCGGCGATATGGTCGCGCTGCAAAAGAAGGCCGCCGCCGTCGCCGCCGCCGACCCGGACGTCGTCAATGTCGGCTCCTTCATCGGCGGCTCCAATCAGATGTCCGGCAATCAGGGCCGGCTCTTTCTGGCGCTGAAGCCCGCCAATGAGCGCAAGGCGTCGAGCTTCGAGGTGCTGGCGCGCCTGCGCAAGGAGTTCGGCAAGATCGCCGGCCTCTCCGTCTATATGACGCCGTCGCAGGATTTGCGCTCCGGCGGGCGCCAGAGCAAAGCGCAATATCAGTTCACCGTCACCGCCTCCACGGTCGACGATTTGGAAGAGTGGACCCCCAAGCTGCTGGCGCGGCTGCAACGGCTGCCCGATCTCGCCGACGTCACCACCGATCGGCAGCAGGGCGCGCTGAAGGCCAATGTCGTCATCGACCGCACCGCCGCCTCGCGCATGGGCGTGCCGATTCAGGCGATCGACGCGGCGCTCAACAGCTCCTTCGGCCAGCGCCAGGATTCGATCATCTACACGCAGCGCAATCAATATCGCGTCATCGTCGAGGCGCCGCTGTCGCGCCAGCGCGATCCGCGCGATCTCTCCGGCCTCTATGTCTCGGCCAGCGACGGAACCCAGGTCCCGCTCACCGCCGTCGCCCGCATAGAGCGCGGGACCATGCCGCTCGTCGTCAATCATCAGGGCGTGCTGCCGGCGGCGACGATCACCTTCAACATAGCGCCCAGCCATACGCTGGACGCGGCGGCGAAAGCCATTCTCACGGCGACCGACGAAATGCGGCTCCCCAATGGCGTGCAGGCGGAATTCGCCGGCGACGCCAAGGATTTTCGTAAGCTCTCCTCCGGCATGGCGTGGCTGATCCTGGCCGCGCTGCTCGCGGTCTACATCATCCTCGGCGTGCTCTATGAGAGCCTCGCCCATCCGGTGACGATCATCTCCACCCTGCCCTCGGCCGGACTCGGCGCGCTGCTGGCGCTCGAGGCCTTCGACACGGAATTCACGCTGATCGCCTTCATCGGCATTCTGCTGCTGATCGGCATAGTGAAGAAGAACGGCATCATGCTGGTCGATTTCGCCCTGCACGCCGAGCGCGACAAGGGCTTTTCCGTGCGCGATGCGGCGCTGGAGGCGGCGGTGGAGCGATTCCGGCCGATATTGATGACGACGCTCGCCGCCATGCTCGGCGCCCTGCCTCTCGCCTTCGCCGGTGGAGTCGGCGCGGAAATGCGGCGTCCGCTCGGCGTCACCATCGTCGGCGGTCTGCTGCTCAGCCAAATGCTGACGCTCTACACGACGCCGGTGATCTATCTGCTGATGAGCAAGCTGGAGAGCCGGCGGCCGCGGCGGGCGGCGGAAGCGACGAGCCGGGAGGCGGCGATCACGGAGCCGCAGACAGCGAAAGCTTCGTGACGCGCCGCGGCGGCGCCCTTGTCCCCGCATGCAGGGATAAGGGCGCCTATGAAGGCCGCGAGGCGATCGTCGAGATCAGTGCGTGAAGTCGCTCTGCGTCTCGAAGAACAGCCGCAGGACGGGATGCTCGCCACAATCCTCGACCGGGATGTGCCAGAATTTCGAATCCATCTGCGGAAAGCGCGACATGGGAAGGTGAATTTCCGTCAGTCGCGAATGATTGTCACGCCCCTCGATCATCGCCTCGCCGAGCAGATGCAGCAGATCTTCCAGTCGATCCGGCACTTCCGCGACAGTGAGCGTCGTCGTGTTCGAGAGAGGGCGGGCCTTATCGTAAACGAGCTCGTAATCTGCTGGTTTCATAAATCCGACCCCACGATTGCCGGCCTAATGGCAAGCAAGACGCATACCGCAGGCGGAGCAGCTAGCCCATGCTGCAGCGCATCCGCCCTGCGCCTTGCGCTCACTATAGACCCCTCAAGACGAAGGTCAAAAGGAGAGCGCGGCTTTCAGGGTCCTAAAAATCACAAAAGCGTGTCAATTTTGTAACCGCCTCAACCCTCGGAATTATTTATGCGATTTCCCCAGCGATCGGAGAAGATCAATTCCTCGAGCGGCAGGCGCTTGGCCCATTGCCGGATTTCGAGCTCCGGCTGGGCATAGGCTTTGGCGACGCGGCCGACGCAGAGATAGGCCACAATGGCGATTTCCGCCGGGATGTCGAGAATCGCACGTAAATCCTGCTCTCTCAATATGCTCACCCAGCCGACGCCGATTCCTTCCGCCCGCGCCGCCAGCCAGAAATTCTGCACCGCACAAGCGGTGGAGAGGAGATCGGCCTCCGGTTGCTGCGTGCGGCCGAGCCCCGTCCGGCCCTGCCGGGAGCGGTCGCAAGTGATGCATATATTGAGAGGCGCCTTCAAAATCCCTTGCAGCTTCAAGCTTCGATATTGCGCGCGCCGCTCTTGCGGCAGCAGCGCCTCCTCCGCCTCGGCGGCGCGCTCGAAAGCGGCGTGCACGGCCTCTCGCAGGCCGCGGTCCCGGATGAGCAGAAAGTTCCAGGGCTGCATAAAGCCCACCGAAGGCGCGTGATGCGCGGCGTCGAGCAGGCGCATCACCTCCTCATGCGACAATTCATCGGGCAGGAACTCGTCGCGAACGTCGCGGCGCGTGTGGATGGCGCGATAGACGGCGGCGCGCTCCTCCTCCGAGAATGGCGCGCTGGCGACGAGCGACGGCTCGGGATCAAAGACCATTTCGTCCGCTCTCCAATGCGCGCTCCAGCCGTTCCCAGGCCGCGGACGCAGCCGGCAGGCCGAAACGGAGCCGATCCGGCCGCTCGCCGAACCTTCGCGTCAATATGCCGCGCCGGGCGAGATGGGCAAACCATCGATCCGCCGCCGCATGCCGAACGAGCCGAAAAAGCGACGTTCCGCCAATGATCTCGAAGGCTGATGCGGCGAGCAGCCCATCGAGCCGGGCGGCGTCCCGCGCGAGCGCGGCGCCGCGGGCCGCGAGCCAGGGCGCATCGGCGAGCGCCGCCGCGCCGATCGCCAGCGCCGGGCCGGAGACGCTCCAGGGTCCGAGCGCCGCCCGCAATGGCTCGGCGAGCGCCGCGCCACAAAGAGCAAAGCCGAGCCGCACGCCCGGCAGCCCATAGGCCTTGCCGAAAGACCGCAAGAGCAGGAAGCCCTCCTCCCCCGCACGCGGCGCAAGGCTGGCCTCGGCGGGAAGAAAATCGGCGAAAGCCTCATCGACGATCAGCAGGCCGCCCTTCGCCGCCATGGCGCGCGCGGTCTCGGCGAGGCGCGCGACGGGTTCGAGGCGGCCGTCGGGATTATTGGGATTGACGACGACGCCGACCTCGGCAGCCGCGATCTCCTCCAATGTCTCCACCCGCGCGACCTTGGCGCCGGCGGCGCGCCAGGCGGCCGCATGCTCCTCATAAGTGAGGCCGAGGACGGCGACCCGCGAGCGGGGCAGGCATTGCAAGCGCGGCAGGCATTGAATGAAAGCCTGCGTCCCCGCCCCCGCGACCACCTGCGCCTTCGGCCCCGCGCGATAGGCCGCGGCGGCGATGCGCTCCAGCGCGGCGAGCGCGGCGACGTCCGGCAGGCGGGTGAAGACCTCCGGCGCGAGCGGCGGAAACGGATAGGGATAGGGGCTGACGCCGGTCGAGAGATCGATCCAGGGCTCCGGCGCCTCTGGAAATAGCGTCCGCGCGAGATCGACTCGGCCGCCGTGCAGAATCGGCGTTGGCGCGCTCATCGCGCCAGCTCCAAAAGCGCGTCCACGTCCAAATGGCGCTCGAAATGTTCGGCGAGGCCATCCAGCGTCGCCTCGATCGACTGCTCATAGGAGAGGTCGGAGGCGCGCGCGCCATGATCGCGCAGAAAGGCGGCGCGCAGAGCGTCATCGGCGAAAAAGCCATGCACATAGACGCCGGCGCAGCGACCATCCGTCGAAACCGCGCCGTCGCGCCGCCCGTCCTCGAAGCGCAGCAGCGGACGCGCGCAATCGGCCCCCTCTGTGCGGCCGGCGTGCATCTCATAGCCGTAGAAGGGGATATTTTCGGCGATGGTCGCGCCTCTCACCTGCTTCAGCACTTTCTCGGTCTCGAAGACCGTCTCCATATCGAGGAGGCCGAGCCCCTCCACCGCGCCGGGCGGCCCCTCGAGCCCCTGCGGATCGGCGATGCGACGGCCCATCATCTGATAGCCGCCGCAAATGCCGAAGACGCGCCCGCCGCGACGAATATGCGCGGCGAGGTCTATGTGCCAGCCGGCCTCGCGAAAGGCGGAAAGATCGGCGATCGTCGCCTTGGAGCCCGGCAAGATCACGAGCCGCGCCTCCGCCGGCAGCGGCTCGCCCGGCCGCACCAGAATGAAACGCACGCCCGGCTCCGCCCGCAGCGGATCGAGATCGTCGAAATTGGCGATATTGGGCAGCAGCGGCGTGGCGATGGTCAGGCCGCCCTCCCCGCCCGAGGCGCCGGCGCGCAGGCCGAAAGCGTCCTCCGCCGGCAGTCGCGCGGCGTCGGCGAAAAAGGGCGCGAGGCCGAGCGGCCGCCAGCCGGTGCGCTCGGCGATGAAGCGCATGCCTTCGTCGAAGAGCGAAGGATCGCCGCGGAATTTATTGACGATGAAGCCGCGGATCAGCGCTTCATCCTCTGGATCGAGCACGGCCTTGCAGCCGACGAGCTGCGCGATGACGCCGCCGCGGTCTATATCGCCGACCAGCACGACCGGGACGTCGACGCGGCGGGCGAAGCCCATATTGGCGATGTCGTTGGCGCGCAGATTGATCTCCGCCGCGCTGCCGGCGCCTTCGACCAGCACGATATCGCAGCTCGCGCGCAGGCGCTCATAGCTCTCCAGCACGGCGGACATCAGCCCCGCCTTCCATTGCTGATATTCGCGCGCGCGCGCCGAGCCGACGATTTTTCCGCGCAGCACGACTTGCGCGCCGGCGGCGCCCTGCGGCTTCAGCAGCACCGGATTCATGTCGGCGGTCGGCGCGAGACGCGCGGCGCGCGCCTGCAACGCCTGGGCGCGGCCGATCTCGGCGCCGTCCGCCGTCACCGCGGCGTTGTTGGACATATTCTGCGGCTTGAAGGGCGCGACCCGCAAGCCGCGCCGCGTGAGCGCGCGCGCGAGGCCGGCGACGACCAGCGATTTGCCGACATCCGACCCCGTGCCTTGGAACATCAGTGTGACGCTCATCTAGGCCGCCTCGCAGAAGAGAAAATCGACGGCCGCCGCGACATCATGAACAATGCGCGCCGCGCCGCCGCGCGGCGGCGTGACCATTACGACCGGCAGGCCGAGCATGCGCGCGGCTTCTATCTTCGCATAGGTCTCGCGGCCGCCGCTGTTCTTGGAGACGATGAGGTCGACCGCCGAGGCGCGCATCAGGGACAATTCGCTCTCGACTGTGAAAGGACCGCGCTCCAGGATCAATTGGTAGCGTGGCGGTAGATCGTTCTCCTGCGGCTGATCGATCGTTCGGATCAGATAATAATGCTGCGGCGCACACAGAAAATCCGCGAGCCCCAGACGGCCAATGGTGAGAAAGACGCGCCGCGGCGTCTCGCCCAGCGCGGCGACGACGCCGGCATTGTCCGCGACCTCGATCCAGCAATCCCCCTCCATTGGGCTCCAAGGCGCGCGCGTGTAGACCAGCAGCGGCAGGCCGAGCGCCGCGCAGGCCGCGCGCGCATTGGCGGAAATTCGCGCCGCGAAGGGATGGGTGGCGTCGATCACGCGCTCGATGCGCTCCTCGACGAGATAGCGCGTCAGCCCCTCGACGCCGCCGAAGCCGCCGATGCGGACCGGCAGCGGCGAGGCGAGCGGCGCGCTGGTGCGGCCGGCGAGCGAGACCACCGCATGAAGGCGCGCGTCGCCGGCGAGACGGGCGGCGAGCGCGCGCGCCTCGCTGGTCCCGCCCAGAATGAGCGCCCGGATCGGCCCGGCCTTTTGCCGCAGCGCAGCGAGGGGCGCCGCGGCCGGCGTATTGGTCTGAGGCATGGCTTAGCCCTATACTCCCGCCCGTGATTATTCAAACGGAGGCTCGAGATGAAGCGGTCCTGGATATGCGCGTCGATTTTTTCTGTCGTCGCGACCGCGGCGCTCGCCGATCCGATCGGCGAGTGGCGCGTCGCCGACGGCACCGCGCATATTCAGATCAGCCGCTGCGGGCAAGCGATCTGCGGCAAGATCGCCTGGCTCTCCGAGAAGGGCGTCGACGAGAACAATCCCGACCCCCGCCAGCGCAAGCGCTCGCTGCTCGGCCTGCCGATCCTGAATCTGAAGCCCGCCGGCGCCAATCAATGGACCGGCACCATCTATAACGCCAAGGACGGCCAGAGCTACGCCGCGAGCCTCGCGCTGCGCAGCGAGAAGGTGCTGCTCCTCGAGGGCTGCGTCAACGGCACCAATATCTGCGGCGGCGAGGAGTGGACGCGGGTGCGGTGAACGGCCGAGTGTTTTCGAGCGAAGTGGGAACCGGTTCGCGTGAAGAAAACACGACAGAATAAAGGAATCTAGCGTTTTCCGGTTCGATCTGAACCGGAAAACGCTCGGAGCCACGCTATTTCCCCCGCGCGAGATACTCCTCCTTCAGAACGCGACGCAGAACCTTGCCGACATTCGTCTTGGGCAGGCTGTCGCGGAACTCGAAATGGCGTGGCGCCTTGTAATGCGTCAGCGTCTCGCGGCAGAAATCATGCAGCTCCTTGCCGGTGACGCTGGGGTCGCGCGGCACGATGAAGGCGAGCGCCGCTTCGCCCGAATGCGGATCGGGAATGCCGATCACCGCCGCCTCGCTGACCTTGGGGTGGCGCGTCAGCACATTCTCGACTTCATTGGGATAGACGTTGAAGCCGGAGACGAGGATCATCTCCTTGAGACGATCGACGATCTTCATCAGTCCATCTGGCATCATCACGGCGACGTCGCCAGTGCGCAGGAAACCGTCCTCTGTCGTCGCGGCGGCGGTCTCCTCCGGCCGATTCCAATAGCCGGCCATCACTTGCGGACCTTTGACGCAGAGCTCGCCGCGCTCGCCGAAAGGCGCGGGCTCGCCGGAAGGCAGGCGGATCGACACTTGCGTCGAGGGATAGGGATAGCCGATGGCACCGGAAAATTCGACGAGATCGGGCCGGTTGCAGGTGATGACCGGCGAGGTCTCCGAAAGGCCATAGCCTTCGATGATGGGATGGCCGGTGATCTCCTTCCATTTGCGCGCGACGACGTCTTGCGTCGCCATGCCGCCGGAGATGCAGAAGATGAGATCGGAGAAATCGACGCGCGCGAAATCTGGATGATTGGCGAGCGCCGCATAGAGCGTGTTGACGCCGGAGATCATCGTGAAGCGCGATTTGCGCAGCGTCTTCACGAAGCCGGGGATATCGCGCGGATTGGCGATGAGCAGGCAGGAGCCGCCGATCTTCACGATCAGCAGGCAACAGGCGGTGAGGCCGAAGATGTGATAGAGCGGCAGCGCCGTCACCATCACCTGATCGAGCGGCGTCGGCAGATAGGGACAGAGCCAGGCGGCCGATTGCGTGACATTGGCCGCTATGTTGCGATGCCGCAGCATAGCGCCCTTGGCGACGCCGG
It encodes the following:
- a CDS encoding AMP-binding protein — translated: MTAATLASDPYATRPWVASYPPFVPAEIDPASYSTLVDMFRQSVVEFSGRTALESFGAKLTYAEFGNAARSIAAWLQSQGIAKGDRIAIMAPNVMAYPPLIFGVLFTGAVVVNVNPLYTPKELAHQIEDSGARMIFVLENFAHTVEAAWPSMSLEKAVVIAPGDLLGLRGPIVNFISRYVKCAVRRYRLPQSLRFSRVLREGAVAPLRDADVGPDDLAFLQYTGGTTGVAKGAMLRHRNIAANVTQSAAWLCPYLPTPLDQVMVTALPLYHIFGLTACCLLIVKIGGSCLLIANPRDIPGFVKTLRKSRFTMISGVNTLYAALANHPDFARVDFSDLIFCISGGMATQDVVARKWKEITGHPIIEGYGLSETSPVITCNRPDLVEFSGAIGYPYPSTQVSIRLPSGEPAPFGERGELCVKGPQVMAGYWNRPEETAAATTEDGFLRTGDVAVMMPDGLMKIVDRLKEMILVSGFNVYPNEVENVLTRHPKVSEAAVIGIPDPHSGEAALAFIVPRDPSVTGKELHDFCRETLTHYKAPRHFEFRDSLPKTNVGKVLRRVLKEEYLARGK